In Gordonia phthalatica, one genomic interval encodes:
- the gndA gene encoding NADP-dependent phosphogluconate dehydrogenase, with protein MAEAGQRLAQIGVTGLAVMGSNIARNLAHHGHTVALHNRSIGKTDALIAEHGSEGDFIRTETMEEFVAALEKPRRVLIMVKAGDATDGVIEDLANLMEPGDIIIDGGNSLYTDTIRREAAMAARGLNFVGAGISGGEEGALNGPSIMPGGPAESYESVGPLLESISAHVDGVPCCTHIGPDGSGHFVKMVHNGIEYADMQLIGEAYDLMRNVLGMPVTEIADVFRDWNTGVLDSYLIEITAEVLSQVDAATGRPLVDVIVDAAGQKGTGRWTVKSALDLGIPTTGIAEAVFARALSSSTAQRKSAQGLVAGTSTDFTPEDKAAFVEDIRKALYASKVVAYSQGFDQIKAGSEEYGWNVQPGKLATIWRGGCIIRAKFLDRIREAYDENPELPALLLAPYFRDAVETSVESWRRVIITATAAGVPVPAFASSLSYYDALRAERLPAALTQGLRDYFGAHTYLRVDKPGSFHTLWSGDRSEVEA; from the coding sequence ATGGCCGAAGCAGGACAGCGTCTCGCGCAGATCGGTGTCACCGGTCTGGCAGTGATGGGCTCGAACATCGCCCGCAACCTGGCGCACCACGGGCACACCGTCGCGCTTCACAATCGCAGCATCGGCAAGACCGACGCGCTCATCGCCGAGCACGGCAGCGAAGGCGACTTCATCCGCACCGAGACCATGGAGGAGTTCGTCGCCGCGCTCGAGAAGCCGCGCCGCGTCCTCATCATGGTCAAGGCGGGCGACGCCACCGACGGTGTCATCGAAGACCTCGCGAACCTGATGGAGCCCGGCGACATCATCATCGACGGCGGCAACTCGCTGTACACCGACACCATCCGCCGCGAGGCCGCCATGGCCGCGCGCGGCCTCAACTTCGTCGGCGCCGGCATCTCCGGCGGTGAGGAGGGGGCGCTCAACGGCCCGTCGATCATGCCCGGCGGTCCCGCCGAGTCGTACGAATCCGTCGGCCCGCTCCTCGAGTCGATCTCCGCGCACGTCGACGGTGTCCCCTGCTGCACCCACATCGGGCCCGACGGCTCCGGCCACTTCGTCAAGATGGTGCACAACGGCATCGAGTACGCCGACATGCAGCTGATCGGTGAGGCCTACGACCTCATGCGCAACGTGCTCGGTATGCCCGTCACCGAGATCGCCGACGTCTTCCGCGACTGGAACACCGGCGTCCTCGACAGCTACCTCATCGAGATCACCGCCGAGGTCCTCTCGCAGGTCGACGCCGCCACCGGCAGGCCGCTCGTCGACGTGATCGTCGACGCCGCAGGTCAGAAGGGCACCGGCCGCTGGACCGTCAAGTCCGCGCTCGACCTCGGCATCCCCACCACCGGCATCGCCGAAGCCGTGTTCGCCCGCGCCCTGTCCAGCTCCACCGCGCAGCGCAAGAGCGCGCAGGGCCTGGTCGCCGGGACGTCGACCGACTTCACGCCGGAGGACAAGGCCGCGTTCGTCGAGGACATCCGCAAGGCGCTCTACGCGTCGAAGGTCGTCGCCTACTCGCAGGGCTTCGATCAGATCAAGGCGGGCAGCGAGGAGTACGGCTGGAACGTGCAGCCCGGCAAGCTCGCCACCATCTGGCGCGGCGGCTGCATCATCCGCGCCAAGTTCCTCGACCGCATCCGCGAGGCCTACGACGAGAACCCGGAGCTCCCCGCCCTGCTGTTGGCGCCGTACTTCCGCGACGCCGTCGAGACCTCCGTCGAGAGCTGGCGCCGCGTCATCATCACCGCGACCGCCGCGGGCGTCCCGGTGCCCGCGTTCGCGTCGTCGCTGTCGTACTACGACGCGCTGCGCGCCGAGCGGCTGCCGGCCGCACTGACCCAGGGTCTGCGCGACTACTTCGGCGCGCACACCTACCTGCGCGTCGACAAGCCCGGCAGCTTCCACACCCTGTGGAGCGGCGACCGCAGCGAGGTCGAGGCGTAG
- a CDS encoding MMPL family transporter: MSTSVNTDDVPESPDVAPSPTAGRRHGPLARLGLWATAHGRWVVAVWALLVVGLGIFAPFVEQNLSGAGWQADGSDSVAARDLAVEHFGGQASSAIQVVLSSDRPLSEGDGPRVLSEVTAKLTADHRISQVIAPMPGATLSPDGKTGVVLAGAGVDTNEMVRAATDLTPVLQDLSTGAVTVAPTGASVLWSDFNSANLEAMLTSEMISWPVTLGILVLAFGALVAAGLPLLLTLAGLIASAGVLVLVNALVPVSIWAMNFAMMFALALGIDYALFIVVRFRAARMGQKLTMSTAIAQTMDTAGKAVLLSGVTVLVSLSAVMLVPSPSFRSMAGGIMISVLFVLAATLTLLPVVLAKLDHRINKFSLPWSKTAEHRSPLFERWAERLWRQPLRWGGAALVLLVALAIPFFGLTTAMPSIKVLPEDSSARVGYDQVQAALGEGAPGMLSIVVPAGDVADTQRVLQQEPGISAVLPPMTPTDGADLRMIQAVPTVDPSDETLGDTVDSLRAALPDGALVGGAAVENLDLKSQLDTSTPLVIAVVMILGFLLLLIALQAPLISLLGTLVSLLSTAAAFGVARLIFQEGMAASFLGFESQGFLDAWAPVFFFAMIFAIAMDYTVFLLASAKEHWEREGSAKGAMVGAVAHSGRVIFAAGGVMVAVFFTFALSGPLPPKEMGVILGVAVLLDAFLVRLVLLPVVLRLTGRAAWWSPRWLQKVLPRISFAHD; the protein is encoded by the coding sequence ATGAGTACGTCAGTGAATACCGACGACGTCCCGGAGTCGCCGGACGTCGCCCCATCGCCGACGGCGGGAAGGCGGCATGGGCCGCTGGCGCGGCTCGGTCTCTGGGCTACCGCGCACGGCCGGTGGGTCGTCGCCGTCTGGGCGCTGCTGGTGGTGGGTCTGGGTATCTTCGCGCCCTTCGTCGAGCAGAACCTGTCGGGTGCCGGCTGGCAGGCCGACGGATCCGATTCGGTCGCTGCGCGAGACCTCGCCGTCGAACACTTCGGCGGCCAGGCATCGTCCGCGATACAGGTGGTCCTGAGTTCGGACCGGCCGCTCTCCGAAGGTGACGGACCGCGCGTGCTGTCGGAGGTCACTGCAAAGCTCACGGCCGACCATCGGATCAGCCAGGTGATCGCCCCGATGCCTGGTGCGACGCTCTCCCCGGATGGTAAGACCGGCGTCGTCCTGGCCGGTGCCGGTGTCGACACCAACGAGATGGTCCGTGCTGCAACGGATCTGACTCCGGTGCTGCAGGACCTGTCCACCGGCGCCGTCACGGTCGCCCCGACTGGCGCGTCGGTGCTGTGGTCGGACTTCAACTCGGCGAACCTCGAGGCGATGCTGACCTCCGAAATGATCTCGTGGCCGGTGACGCTCGGCATCCTGGTCTTGGCCTTCGGCGCCCTGGTGGCCGCGGGTCTTCCGTTGCTGTTGACGCTGGCCGGACTGATCGCGTCCGCGGGCGTGCTGGTGCTGGTCAATGCCCTGGTTCCGGTGTCGATCTGGGCCATGAACTTCGCCATGATGTTCGCGCTCGCACTCGGTATCGACTACGCACTGTTCATCGTCGTTCGCTTCCGCGCCGCGCGCATGGGGCAGAAACTGACGATGAGTACGGCGATCGCGCAGACCATGGATACGGCAGGCAAGGCCGTGCTGCTCTCCGGCGTCACCGTCCTGGTGTCGTTGTCGGCGGTGATGCTGGTACCGTCGCCGTCGTTCCGCTCGATGGCGGGCGGGATCATGATCTCCGTTCTCTTCGTTCTCGCTGCCACGCTCACTCTGCTGCCCGTCGTGTTGGCGAAGCTCGATCACCGCATCAACAAGTTCTCGTTGCCGTGGTCGAAGACGGCCGAGCATCGGTCGCCTCTCTTCGAACGCTGGGCCGAGCGTCTATGGCGTCAGCCGCTGCGCTGGGGTGGAGCCGCCCTGGTTCTGTTGGTGGCCCTGGCGATCCCGTTCTTCGGACTGACCACCGCGATGCCCTCGATCAAGGTCCTTCCCGAGGATTCGAGTGCTCGGGTGGGCTACGACCAGGTCCAGGCCGCACTCGGTGAGGGTGCCCCGGGCATGCTGTCCATCGTCGTCCCCGCCGGCGACGTCGCCGACACGCAGCGGGTCCTGCAACAGGAACCGGGCATCTCGGCGGTCCTTCCGCCGATGACGCCGACCGACGGCGCGGACCTGCGGATGATTCAGGCGGTGCCGACCGTCGACCCGTCCGATGAGACGCTCGGCGACACAGTCGACAGCCTGCGAGCCGCACTCCCCGACGGTGCTCTGGTCGGTGGTGCCGCGGTGGAGAACCTGGACCTGAAGTCACAGCTCGACACGTCGACACCGCTGGTCATCGCCGTGGTGATGATCCTCGGCTTCCTGCTCCTGCTGATCGCGCTGCAAGCCCCGCTGATCTCGCTGCTCGGTACCCTGGTGAGTCTGCTGTCCACGGCAGCCGCCTTCGGTGTGGCGCGATTGATCTTCCAGGAGGGGATGGCTGCGTCGTTCCTCGGTTTCGAGTCGCAGGGCTTCCTCGACGCCTGGGCGCCGGTGTTCTTCTTTGCGATGATCTTCGCGATCGCCATGGACTACACGGTCTTCCTGCTGGCGTCGGCCAAGGAGCACTGGGAGAGGGAGGGATCGGCAAAGGGGGCGATGGTCGGCGCCGTCGCCCACTCGGGCCGAGTGATCTTCGCGGCCGGCGGTGTGATGGTCGCGGTGTTCTTCACCTTCGCCCTCTCGGGCCCGCTGCCGCCGAAGGAGATGGGCGTGATCCTGGGCGTCGCAGTACTGCTGGACGCCTTCCTGGTCCGGCTGGTCCTGCTTCCGGTCGTGCTCCGGTTGACCGGCCGCGCGGCGTGGTGGTCACCGCGGTGGCTGCAGAAGGTGCTGCCCAGGATCAGCTTCGCGCACGACTGA
- a CDS encoding metal-sensitive transcriptional regulator — protein sequence MQLPDDELKPVLTRLRRAHGHLATVIRMLEEGAECEDALTQLAAVNKAIGRGGYALVATGLRHCLIEEGPDNVDQAKLEKLFLSMA from the coding sequence ATGCAACTACCCGACGACGAACTCAAGCCCGTTCTCACCCGACTCCGTCGCGCGCACGGTCACCTGGCGACCGTCATCCGGATGCTCGAGGAGGGCGCCGAGTGCGAAGACGCGTTGACCCAGCTCGCGGCCGTCAACAAGGCGATCGGCCGGGGTGGCTACGCCCTGGTCGCCACCGGTCTGCGGCATTGCCTGATCGAAGAGGGCCCGGACAACGTCGACCAGGCCAAGCTCGAGAAGCTGTTCCTCTCGATGGCCTGA